In Moritella sp. F3, one DNA window encodes the following:
- the pyrE gene encoding orotate phosphoribosyltransferase — translation MKDYQREFIEFALEKEVLKFGEFTLKSGRTSPYFFNAGLFNTGRDLSRLGRFYAAALVDSGIEYDVVFGPAYKGIPIATTTVVALNDHHDIDAPYCFNRKEKKDHGEGGSLVGSALEGRIVLVDDVITAGTAIRESMDIIQAHNAELSGVLIALDRQEKGKGELSAIQEIERDYGCSVLSIVTLGDLVTFLADKPEMQQHLETVKKYRENYGI, via the coding sequence ATGAAAGATTACCAACGCGAGTTTATTGAGTTTGCTTTAGAAAAAGAAGTGCTTAAATTTGGTGAATTCACACTAAAGTCTGGTCGTACTAGCCCTTATTTCTTCAACGCTGGTTTGTTTAACACGGGTCGTGACTTATCGCGTCTTGGTCGTTTCTATGCAGCCGCTTTAGTTGATTCTGGTATCGAATACGATGTGGTATTTGGTCCTGCCTACAAAGGTATCCCAATCGCGACAACTACGGTTGTAGCGCTGAACGATCATCATGATATTGATGCACCTTACTGCTTTAACCGCAAAGAGAAGAAAGACCACGGCGAAGGTGGTTCATTAGTCGGTTCTGCATTGGAAGGTCGTATCGTATTGGTTGATGACGTGATCACTGCGGGTACTGCAATCCGTGAATCAATGGATATCATCCAAGCACATAACGCTGAACTTTCAGGTGTATTAATTGCGCTAGATCGCCAAGAAAAAGGCAAAGGCGAATTATCTGCAATCCAGGAAATTGAACGTGACTATGGCTGTAGCGTATTATCAATCGTAACACTGGGCGACCTTGTTACTTTCTTAGCGGATAAGCCTGAAATGCAACAGCACCTTGAGACTGTAAAAAAATACCGTGAAAACTACGGTATCTAA
- the rpmB gene encoding 50S ribosomal protein L28 — MSKVCQVTGKKPAVGNNVSHAKNRTRRRFLPNLHSHRFWVESENRFVKLRLTCKGMRIIDKKGIDSVLAEMRARGEKV; from the coding sequence ATGTCTAAAGTATGCCAAGTCACTGGTAAAAAACCAGCTGTTGGTAATAACGTTTCTCACGCAAAAAACCGCACACGTCGCCGTTTTTTGCCAAACCTACATTCACACCGTTTTTGGGTTGAGAGCGAAAACCGCTTTGTTAAATTACGTCTTACTTGTAAAGGTATGCGTATTATCGATAAAAAGGGTATTGATTCAGTTTTAGCTGAAATGCGTGCCCGTGGTGAGAAGGTTTAA
- the dut gene encoding dUTP diphosphatase: MKQIEVKILNPRVGTEFPLPSYATPGSAGLDLRACLAEPLTVNPGETHLIPTGIAIHIADPTMAATILPRSGLGHKHGIVLGNLVGLIDSDYQGELMISCWNRGQDSFSIQPGDRIAQMMIVPVIQAQLTIVEEFDSSERGEGGFGHSGKQ; encoded by the coding sequence ATGAAACAAATAGAAGTTAAAATATTAAATCCACGCGTGGGTACTGAGTTTCCATTACCAAGTTATGCAACACCTGGTTCAGCAGGTTTAGATCTGCGTGCTTGTCTTGCAGAACCATTGACGGTTAATCCAGGTGAGACCCATTTGATCCCAACCGGTATTGCAATTCATATTGCAGATCCGACAATGGCAGCAACCATTTTACCGCGTTCAGGCTTAGGTCATAAACACGGTATTGTGTTAGGTAACTTAGTGGGTTTAATTGATTCTGATTATCAAGGTGAGTTAATGATCTCATGCTGGAATCGTGGTCAAGATAGTTTCAGTATTCAACCAGGCGATCGTATTGCGCAAATGATGATAGTGCCAGTAATACAAGCACAACTCACCATAGTTGAAGAGTTTGATAGTAGTGAACGTGGCGAAGGTGGCTTTGGCCATTCGGGTAAGCAATAA
- a CDS encoding PTS ascorbate transporter subunit IIC, which produces MVNFFEFMLGLLKEPAIMVGLIAFIGLIAQKADVSTILKGTIKTVMGFLILGFGAGALVGALNNFSVVFTEAFGVSGVIPNNEAIVALAQEAFGYEMALIMFFAFVVNIVLARITPLKYIFLTGHHTMFMSMLVAVILSTAGITGTVLVALGAIIVGSLMVIMPALGQKYTEKVMGTDQLAIGHFSTLSYVISGYIGSKFGDTSKSTEDINMPKSLMFLRDTPVAVATTMAIFFFLASIFAGGDFVETISDGQNWVVFTFMQSLIFAGGVYIVLQGVKMLIAEIVPAFKGISDTLVPGAKPALDCPMVFPMAPNAVLIGFLCSFAAGLLAMGVQGAFGWTIIVAGVVPHFFVGGAAGVYGNATGGLRGAILGSFAQGLCISFLPMLLLPVLGGLGLEATTFADFDFGVVGLILGWIVS; this is translated from the coding sequence ATGGTGAACTTTTTTGAATTTATGCTTGGCTTATTAAAAGAGCCTGCAATCATGGTTGGTCTTATTGCTTTCATTGGCTTAATAGCACAAAAAGCAGATGTATCGACCATTTTAAAAGGCACAATCAAAACGGTAATGGGTTTCTTAATCCTTGGTTTTGGTGCTGGCGCTCTGGTTGGCGCGCTTAATAATTTCTCAGTGGTATTTACTGAAGCGTTTGGCGTAAGTGGTGTGATCCCTAATAACGAAGCGATTGTGGCATTAGCTCAAGAAGCGTTTGGTTATGAAATGGCACTGATTATGTTCTTCGCATTTGTAGTGAACATTGTATTAGCGCGAATTACGCCGCTGAAGTATATTTTCTTAACGGGTCACCATACTATGTTCATGTCAATGTTGGTGGCCGTGATCCTGTCAACAGCTGGCATTACTGGTACGGTATTAGTTGCATTAGGCGCGATTATTGTTGGTTCGTTGATGGTTATTATGCCTGCACTTGGTCAGAAATATACTGAAAAAGTAATGGGTACAGATCAGCTTGCAATCGGTCACTTTTCTACGCTTTCTTATGTCATCTCTGGTTATATAGGCAGTAAATTTGGTGATACTTCGAAATCGACAGAAGACATCAATATGCCAAAAAGTTTGATGTTTTTACGTGATACACCAGTAGCTGTCGCAACGACAATGGCTATCTTTTTCTTCCTAGCATCTATCTTTGCTGGCGGTGACTTTGTTGAGACTATTTCTGATGGTCAAAACTGGGTGGTATTCACCTTTATGCAGTCACTGATATTTGCTGGCGGTGTATACATTGTACTGCAAGGTGTGAAGATGTTGATTGCTGAAATTGTACCTGCATTTAAAGGTATTTCAGATACGTTAGTTCCTGGGGCTAAACCAGCTCTTGATTGCCCGATGGTATTCCCAATGGCACCAAATGCAGTATTGATTGGTTTCTTGTGTTCATTCGCCGCAGGTCTTCTTGCGATGGGGGTGCAAGGTGCTTTCGGTTGGACGATTATTGTTGCGGGTGTTGTGCCTCACTTCTTCGTCGGTGGTGCGGCAGGTGTTTATGGTAATGCGACAGGCGGTTTACGTGGTGCGATCTTAGGGTCATTTGCCCAAGGTTTATGTATCTCATTCCTGCCTATGTTATTACTGCCTGTTCTCGGTGGACTTGGTCTAGAAGCAACAACGTTTGCAGATTTTGACTTCGGTGTTGTGGGTCTGATTCTAGGGTGGATCGTATCATGA
- the hppD gene encoding 4-hydroxyphenylpyruvate dioxygenase gives MGHAYDYTKQEFSNPAGTEGFEFVEFTSPDPTQLATLFKTLGFHALAQHQTRPLTWFKQGDIHFLVSTEGRGFASEFSQQHGPSACAMGFKVSDADKAYQHAISREAQPCKRKILEFGVPAIYGIGESLLYLVDDDVRKRLYQEHFKLTGETEHPATSAGLTYIDHLTHNVHCGHMDTWSEFYERVFNFREIRYFDIQGKMTGLRSRAMTSPCGNLRIPINESSDDKSQIEEFLQEYHGEGIQHIALGTDDIYHTVATLKANGIQFMDVPDTYYDMISERLPEHHEAIDQLRKHRILIDGHMDNGKLVLLLQTFTKTLIGPIFFEIIQRKGDEGFGEGNFQALFESIERDQVARGVIIDKND, from the coding sequence ATGGGTCATGCATATGATTATACTAAACAAGAGTTTAGCAATCCTGCTGGCACTGAAGGCTTCGAATTTGTCGAGTTCACATCTCCCGATCCAACACAGCTAGCCACGCTTTTCAAAACATTGGGTTTTCACGCTTTAGCCCAACATCAAACACGCCCGTTAACTTGGTTTAAACAAGGTGATATTCATTTTTTGGTGAGTACTGAAGGCCGTGGTTTCGCCTCTGAATTCTCGCAGCAGCACGGCCCTTCCGCCTGTGCCATGGGATTCAAAGTCAGTGATGCCGACAAAGCCTATCAACATGCCATTAGCCGCGAAGCCCAACCTTGTAAGCGTAAAATCCTCGAGTTTGGCGTGCCAGCGATTTATGGCATTGGCGAGAGTCTGCTGTACTTAGTCGATGACGATGTAAGAAAACGCCTTTATCAGGAACACTTTAAATTAACTGGCGAAACTGAGCATCCAGCAACCTCTGCCGGACTGACTTACATCGATCACCTCACCCATAATGTGCATTGTGGCCACATGGATACTTGGTCAGAATTTTATGAACGGGTATTTAATTTTCGTGAAATTCGCTATTTCGATATCCAAGGTAAAATGACCGGATTACGTAGCCGCGCCATGACTAGCCCTTGCGGTAACCTGCGTATTCCGATTAATGAAAGCAGTGATGATAAATCCCAAATTGAAGAGTTTTTGCAGGAATATCATGGCGAAGGAATCCAACACATCGCTTTAGGTACTGACGATATTTACCACACAGTCGCCACCTTAAAAGCCAACGGCATTCAATTTATGGATGTACCCGATACGTATTACGACATGATTTCAGAACGCTTGCCAGAACATCACGAGGCGATTGACCAACTCAGAAAACACCGTATTTTGATTGATGGTCACATGGACAATGGCAAGTTAGTCCTGTTACTACAAACATTCACCAAGACTTTAATAGGGCCTATTTTCTTTGAAATAATCCAGCGTAAGGGTGATGAAGGTTTTGGCGAAGGCAATTTCCAAGCCTTGTTCGAATCCATTGAACGCGACCAAGTTGCGCGTGGCGTTATCATAGATAAAAATGACTAA
- the radC gene encoding DNA repair protein RadC, producing MKLKSLPCSEMPREKLVKLGADSLSDAELLAIFLRTGIKGTNVVALASHILAEFGTLRALLAASEHEFCQIKGLGVAKYVQLQATVEMSRRFLAEKLERSNALTSPQESRDYIRAKLRDQPHEVFAVLFLDNKHRVIRFEELFYGTIDSASVYPRVVVKKALERNAAAVIFAHNHPSGIAEPSHADRMITDKLISALQLIDVKVLDHFVIGDSDIASFAERGWV from the coding sequence ATGAAATTGAAATCATTGCCGTGCAGTGAAATGCCACGCGAAAAGTTGGTTAAATTAGGGGCTGATTCATTATCTGATGCGGAATTGTTAGCGATATTCTTACGCACTGGTATCAAGGGGACTAATGTCGTGGCGCTGGCGAGTCATATTTTGGCTGAGTTTGGCACCTTACGGGCATTACTTGCGGCCAGTGAACATGAGTTTTGTCAGATTAAGGGGCTGGGTGTCGCTAAATATGTACAGTTACAGGCGACAGTGGAGATGTCTCGACGTTTTTTAGCCGAAAAATTAGAGCGTAGTAATGCACTCACTAGTCCGCAGGAAAGTCGAGATTACATTCGGGCAAAGCTGCGCGATCAGCCTCATGAAGTGTTTGCGGTATTATTTTTAGACAATAAGCACCGAGTTATTCGCTTTGAGGAGTTGTTTTATGGCACAATAGACAGTGCTAGTGTTTATCCGAGAGTGGTGGTAAAAAAAGCGTTAGAAAGAAATGCTGCGGCAGTTATTTTTGCGCATAATCATCCCTCTGGCATTGCTGAGCCCAGCCATGCAGATCGTATGATCACAGATAAACTTATCTCAGCCTTACAATTAATTGATGTTAAAGTCCTCGATCATTTTGTTATAGGTGACAGTGACATAGCGAGCTTTGCAGAGCGAGGGTGGGTGTGA
- the rpmG gene encoding 50S ribosomal protein L33 codes for MRDKIRLNSSAGTGHFYTTDKNKKNMPEKMEIKKFDPVVRKHVIYKEGKIK; via the coding sequence ATGCGCGATAAAATTCGTTTGAATTCATCTGCTGGTACAGGTCACTTCTATACCACTGATAAAAATAAGAAAAACATGCCTGAAAAAATGGAAATCAAAAAATTTGATCCAGTTGTTCGTAAGCACGTTATCTACAAAGAAGGTAAAATCAAGTAA
- a CDS encoding GGDEF domain-containing protein: MLHSIYFAVRMFIVSFVVLTVMFYYMFSASTLKAEQSTIHQTMNDLSDALLELSNIIVISENEELASSTPLNKRSYIYMSKAEPKKEAATEGTALLSQYKNALDSLGFITTSSISGNFMIKDWQSQSVLYRQKLAPSVVTTIFDPIRCRELNICKTKMNKYRVSYMHEDALSGNKLFTIFKGMNEHIDISFNVHLNSNSYYDDKNITIIPPSSKTNQRNYVISVKYADYPDSLLFYRSEYAVIADGITVIVRIPLLYILDIPLKVSFILSFFIAIFIFYFHFIRRITSESELHKQKSMIDTLTKAYNRRYFDYYSEATSSGILAVIDGNKIKEINDTLGHSAGDSAIKLLASSAQEAIRDEDYLIRSGGDEFVILLNDCPSIDIATEIIEKIQNKIIQKSKYKKEFREHKISFAYGLTPYSEGDQYEDIIEMADFYMYEHKKK; encoded by the coding sequence TTGTTACATAGTATCTATTTTGCAGTGAGAATGTTCATTGTTTCTTTTGTCGTGTTAACCGTTATGTTTTATTACATGTTCTCAGCAAGTACGCTTAAAGCGGAACAATCAACCATACACCAAACCATGAACGACCTCTCAGATGCCCTACTCGAGCTCTCTAACATCATTGTTATATCCGAGAATGAAGAGCTCGCATCATCAACACCACTAAATAAAAGATCTTATATTTATATGAGTAAGGCGGAGCCTAAAAAAGAGGCTGCGACTGAAGGCACAGCGCTTCTTTCTCAATATAAAAATGCCCTCGACAGTTTAGGTTTTATTACTACATCGTCTATTTCTGGTAACTTCATGATTAAAGACTGGCAGTCCCAGAGTGTGTTATACCGACAAAAATTAGCACCGAGTGTGGTAACTACTATTTTTGATCCCATTCGTTGCCGTGAACTCAATATTTGCAAAACAAAAATGAACAAGTACCGCGTTAGCTACATGCATGAAGATGCCCTCTCGGGTAATAAACTGTTCACGATATTCAAAGGCATGAATGAGCATATTGATATCAGCTTTAATGTGCACTTGAATAGTAACTCTTACTATGACGATAAAAATATAACGATCATTCCACCCAGCTCGAAAACAAATCAAAGAAATTATGTTATCTCGGTTAAATATGCCGATTATCCCGATTCTTTATTATTTTACCGCAGTGAATACGCCGTAATTGCCGATGGTATTACCGTGATAGTCCGGATCCCGTTATTATATATCCTTGATATACCCTTAAAAGTTTCCTTTATATTGTCTTTCTTTATCGCTATTTTCATTTTTTACTTTCACTTTATTCGACGTATTACCAGTGAGTCTGAACTGCATAAACAAAAATCCATGATAGATACCCTCACAAAAGCTTATAACCGACGTTATTTTGATTATTACAGTGAAGCAACTTCATCAGGTATATTGGCTGTTATCGATGGCAATAAAATAAAAGAAATCAATGACACCCTCGGTCACTCTGCTGGTGATAGTGCCATTAAATTGCTGGCGTCATCGGCTCAAGAAGCAATAAGAGACGAGGACTACTTAATCAGAAGCGGTGGCGATGAATTTGTCATTTTATTAAATGATTGTCCGTCAATAGACATTGCCACAGAGATAATAGAGAAAATTCAAAACAAAATAATTCAAAAATCTAAATACAAAAAAGAATTTAGAGAGCATAAAATTTCTTTTGCCTATGGATTAACACCTTACTCAGAGGGTGACCAATATGAGGATATTATTGAGATGGCTGATTTTTATATGTATGAGCACAAGAAAAAATAA
- a CDS encoding PTS sugar transporter subunit IIB: MKKILVVCGNGLGTSLMMEMAVKEVAKKLGLEAEIDHEDLSSAASSKADIWVAATDVATQLEEAGKENIIKLVNIFDKASIEAQLKTFM; this comes from the coding sequence ATGAAAAAAATCTTAGTTGTATGCGGAAACGGTTTAGGCACGTCATTAATGATGGAAATGGCTGTTAAAGAAGTTGCAAAAAAACTGGGCTTAGAAGCAGAAATTGATCATGAAGATTTATCTTCTGCAGCATCAAGCAAAGCAGATATTTGGGTTGCTGCGACAGACGTTGCGACTCAGTTAGAAGAAGCAGGCAAAGAAAATATTATTAAATTAGTTAATATTTTTGATAAAGCCTCAATTGAAGCACAACTAAAAACTTTCATGTAA
- the rph gene encoding ribonuclease PH, translating to MRPSQRTLGQIRPVTITRNFTAHAEGSVLVEFGATKVLCTATVENNVPRFLKGKGQGWVTAEYGMLPRSTHKRMNREAARGGQTGRTMEIQRLIARSLRACIDLGSLGEHTIVIDCDVIQADGGTRTAAITGACVALADAVEFLIRKGKLKISPIKFMIAAVSVGIYKGEAVCDLDYPEDSDAETDMNVVMTDTGKFIEIQGTAEGEPFSHEEMLAMLALAKDGIEQIIVEQKKALGDSLIKV from the coding sequence ATGCGCCCAAGTCAAAGAACATTAGGTCAAATTCGACCTGTAACAATTACCCGTAACTTTACCGCTCATGCAGAAGGGTCTGTATTAGTTGAATTCGGAGCTACGAAAGTATTGTGTACTGCGACTGTTGAAAACAATGTGCCACGATTTTTAAAAGGTAAAGGCCAAGGTTGGGTAACGGCTGAATACGGCATGCTACCGCGCTCGACGCACAAACGTATGAATCGTGAAGCGGCACGTGGTGGACAAACTGGACGCACTATGGAAATTCAACGTCTGATCGCGCGTTCACTACGCGCTTGTATCGACCTTGGTTCATTGGGTGAGCATACGATTGTAATCGATTGTGATGTTATTCAAGCTGACGGTGGTACACGTACTGCCGCTATTACTGGCGCTTGTGTGGCCTTGGCTGATGCGGTTGAGTTTTTGATCCGTAAAGGTAAATTAAAGATTAGCCCGATCAAATTTATGATTGCCGCTGTGTCTGTTGGTATCTATAAAGGCGAAGCGGTATGCGATTTAGATTATCCAGAAGATTCTGATGCTGAAACAGACATGAATGTAGTGATGACTGATACCGGCAAATTTATCGAGATCCAAGGAACTGCTGAAGGCGAACCGTTTAGCCACGAAGAAATGTTAGCCATGCTGGCCTTAGCGAAAGACGGCATCGAACAGATCATTGTAGAGCAAAAGAAAGCACTCGGTGATAGCTTGATTAAAGTGTAA
- a CDS encoding PTS sugar transporter subunit IIA, with protein sequence MSLFDLIGDNGIVITSEENLTVDAALDLTCSTLLANGKIEASYVEAIKATHKDIGPYYVLAPKIAMPHARPEDGVNEAALQLTVFKNGVDLGSTDNGAVYFSITLAAMDSDSHINTIMTLAELFQNDDDIDKIIAAENHADIIEILKQY encoded by the coding sequence ATGAGCTTATTTGATTTAATTGGTGATAACGGTATTGTTATTACGTCGGAAGAAAACTTAACGGTCGATGCTGCATTAGACTTAACTTGTTCAACCCTGTTGGCAAACGGTAAAATTGAAGCAAGTTATGTTGAAGCGATTAAAGCGACGCATAAAGACATTGGTCCGTATTATGTATTAGCTCCTAAAATTGCGATGCCGCATGCGCGTCCTGAAGATGGGGTTAATGAGGCTGCATTACAGCTGACGGTATTTAAAAATGGCGTTGATTTGGGGTCAACAGATAATGGTGCTGTGTATTTCTCGATCACGTTAGCGGCAATGGATTCTGATAGTCATATTAATACGATCATGACACTGGCTGAGTTATTCCAAAACGATGATGATATCGATAAGATCATTGCAGCGGAAAATCATGCTGACATTATCGAGATACTTAAACAATATTAA
- a CDS encoding YicC/YloC family endoribonuclease, which yields MIHSMTAYARKEFKGDWGTAVWEIRSVNQRYLETYIRLPEQFRGLEAVLRERFRKKLQRGKVECNLRFEANSANSGELQLNEALAEKLIESANWVAKKAGKAKLNPVDILRWPGVMEAAEKDMGELSTDLLSFFDETLIEFLDSRASEGEKLQAMLEQRLTGISEQADFVEGKMPEIIEWQRERIQKKFSDAKIELDETRVEQELILMAQKLDVAEEIDRLNAHVTETRSILAKGGACGRRLDFMMQEFNRESNTLGSKSISTDITKSAVELKVLIEQMREQLQNIE from the coding sequence ATGATTCATAGTATGACGGCATATGCCCGTAAAGAGTTTAAAGGCGATTGGGGTACAGCAGTATGGGAGATCCGTTCGGTTAACCAACGCTACCTCGAAACGTACATCCGACTACCTGAGCAATTTCGTGGTTTAGAAGCTGTACTACGTGAACGTTTCCGTAAAAAATTACAACGCGGTAAAGTAGAATGTAACCTGCGTTTTGAAGCAAATTCAGCTAACAGCGGTGAATTACAGTTGAACGAAGCATTAGCAGAAAAATTAATTGAAAGCGCAAACTGGGTAGCTAAAAAAGCCGGTAAGGCAAAATTAAACCCAGTTGATATCCTACGCTGGCCAGGCGTAATGGAAGCGGCAGAAAAAGACATGGGCGAGTTATCAACTGACCTATTAAGCTTCTTTGACGAAACACTGATTGAATTCCTTGATTCTCGTGCGTCTGAGGGTGAAAAACTGCAAGCCATGCTAGAGCAACGCTTAACAGGTATTTCCGAGCAAGCTGATTTCGTTGAAGGCAAAATGCCTGAGATCATCGAATGGCAACGTGAACGTATTCAAAAGAAATTCAGCGATGCGAAAATTGAACTTGATGAAACACGCGTAGAGCAAGAACTTATCTTAATGGCGCAAAAATTAGATGTGGCTGAAGAGATTGACCGTTTAAATGCCCACGTCACTGAAACTCGTAGCATCCTAGCTAAAGGTGGCGCTTGCGGCCGTCGTTTAGATTTCATGATGCAAGAATTCAATCGTGAATCAAATACCCTAGGTTCAAAATCGATTAGTACTGATATTACAAAGTCGGCTGTAGAGCTGAAAGTATTGATTGAGCAGATGCGCGAGCAGTTACAGAATATTGAGTAG
- the coaBC gene encoding bifunctional phosphopantothenoylcysteine decarboxylase/phosphopantothenate--cysteine ligase CoaBC, with the protein MTAIANKRILLGITGGIAAYKCAELTRRLTEQGAEVRVVMTQSAQEFITPLTMQAVSGNPVAHSLLDPAAEAGMGHIEFAKWADLVLIAPATANFIAKFTAGIADDLLSTLCLATPAPIAIAPAMNQVMYQAPATQANLATLKQRNITLWGPAAGAQACGDVGPGRMVNPDELVTAVVNYFSEQAKMNTQPQLLAGKNIMITAGPTREAIDPVRYISNHSSGKMGYALAQAARSLGANVTVVSGPVALAAPISCKLVKVTSALDMHAAVMADIQQQDIFIACAAVADYRPESVAEQKIKKTNSDEMVVRMIKNPDIVASVAALENSPFTVGFAAETQDVEHYARDKMQRKNLAMIAANDVAQSGQGFNAEDNALTVFWPQGSIQIALASKQDVAAQLLQLIATQFNANNKL; encoded by the coding sequence ATGACTGCTATTGCCAATAAACGCATTTTGCTCGGTATTACCGGCGGCATCGCCGCTTATAAATGCGCAGAGTTAACCCGTCGATTAACGGAACAAGGCGCGGAAGTTCGCGTCGTAATGACCCAATCGGCGCAAGAGTTTATCACTCCTCTCACCATGCAAGCAGTCTCAGGAAACCCCGTAGCACACAGTTTATTAGACCCAGCAGCCGAAGCAGGCATGGGCCACATTGAATTCGCTAAATGGGCCGATTTAGTATTAATCGCCCCTGCTACCGCTAATTTCATTGCCAAATTTACCGCCGGTATTGCCGATGATTTGCTTTCGACCTTATGCCTTGCAACGCCAGCACCTATTGCCATTGCCCCTGCGATGAATCAAGTGATGTACCAAGCGCCTGCAACACAAGCTAATTTAGCGACACTTAAACAACGTAACATTACACTTTGGGGACCAGCAGCAGGCGCGCAAGCGTGTGGTGATGTGGGGCCAGGTAGAATGGTGAACCCTGACGAATTAGTGACAGCGGTTGTTAACTACTTTAGCGAACAAGCGAAAATGAATACACAACCGCAACTCTTAGCCGGTAAAAATATCATGATCACCGCAGGACCAACTCGCGAGGCGATTGATCCAGTACGTTACATCAGCAACCACAGCTCAGGTAAAATGGGTTATGCCCTCGCACAAGCAGCACGTTCATTAGGTGCTAATGTCACCGTCGTAAGTGGTCCAGTCGCATTAGCGGCGCCAATTTCATGCAAACTTGTTAAAGTGACCAGCGCACTTGATATGCACGCTGCAGTCATGGCCGACATTCAGCAACAAGATATTTTCATTGCCTGTGCAGCCGTCGCCGATTACCGCCCTGAAAGCGTTGCAGAACAAAAAATTAAAAAGACCAATAGCGACGAAATGGTCGTACGCATGATCAAAAACCCCGATATTGTCGCCAGTGTGGCCGCGCTCGAAAATTCTCCTTTTACTGTCGGTTTTGCTGCAGAAACACAAGATGTTGAGCATTATGCACGCGACAAAATGCAACGTAAAAATCTTGCTATGATCGCCGCAAATGACGTGGCACAATCAGGCCAAGGCTTTAACGCAGAAGACAACGCATTAACGGTATTCTGGCCACAAGGCAGCATACAAATTGCACTCGCGAGTAAGCAAGACGTAGCAGCACAGTTATTACAATTAATCGCCACACAGTTCAACGCGAATAATAAACTATAA
- the slmA gene encoding nucleoid occlusion factor SlmA, whose amino-acid sequence MSTSTKKNRREQILQALAHMLETSPGQRITTAKLAKEVGVSEAALYRHFPSKARMFEGLITFIEDSILAGINQILNEEKDTITRCHHILHLLLVFTERNPGITRIMTGDALQGEHERLGEQISALYAKIETHLKQVLREKKMRDGAGFSLDEGMLANLLLAYAEGRINQYVRTRFALKPTTDFDQQWVFLNKQLLQS is encoded by the coding sequence ATGTCAACAAGCACTAAAAAGAATCGTCGAGAACAGATATTACAAGCATTAGCACACATGCTGGAAACCAGTCCTGGTCAGCGTATTACGACCGCTAAACTTGCCAAGGAAGTCGGCGTATCAGAAGCTGCGCTTTATCGCCACTTCCCAAGTAAGGCGCGTATGTTTGAAGGGTTAATTACCTTTATCGAAGATTCAATCTTAGCCGGTATTAATCAAATCTTAAATGAAGAGAAAGATACCATTACCCGTTGTCATCACATCCTGCATTTGTTGCTGGTATTTACCGAACGTAACCCAGGTATCACTCGTATTATGACGGGCGATGCACTGCAAGGTGAACACGAACGTCTTGGTGAGCAAATCAGTGCGTTATACGCCAAGATTGAAACTCATCTAAAACAAGTACTGCGTGAAAAGAAAATGCGTGACGGTGCAGGTTTTAGCTTAGATGAAGGTATGTTAGCAAATCTATTGTTAGCCTATGCAGAAGGTCGTATCAATCAATATGTACGTACGCGCTTTGCATTGAAACCAACGACAGACTTTGATCAGCAGTGGGTATTCTTAAACAAGCAGCTACTGCAGAGCTAA